A window from Theobroma cacao cultivar B97-61/B2 chromosome 3, Criollo_cocoa_genome_V2, whole genome shotgun sequence encodes these proteins:
- the LOC18606377 gene encoding ACT domain-containing protein ACR8 translates to MEWHACLDEYEKLVRRMSTPRVVIDNTVCPTATLVKVDSARRHGILLDAVQVLTDLNLSIKKAYISSDGQWFMDVFHVTDLNGNKLTDESVISYIEQSLETTQPDRGQGFNGLTALELTGTDRVGLLSEVFAVLADLQCNVVEAKVWTHNGRIASLIYVKDCNSGSPIEDSQQIDRIEARLRNVLKGDNDIRSAKTSVSMAVTHTERRLHQMMFADRDYERKPILQHRADSPVVTVQNWVERGYSVVNVQSKDRTNLLFDVVCTLTDMQYVVFHATINTAGDNAYLEFYIRHTDGTPISSEPERHRVIQCLQAAVERRASEGVRLELCTDDRQGLLADVTRTFRENGLNVTRAEISTTRDMAKNVFFVTDAIGNLADPKIIEAVRQKIGLGKLKIKELPLIYHQKAEREEQAVGVGGTVLLSLGSLVRRNLYNLGLIKSYS, encoded by the exons ATGGAGTGGCATGCTTGTCTTGATGAATATGAGAAGCTTGTTAGAAGGATGAGCACTCCCAG GGTCGTGATCGACAATACCGTCTGCCCCACTGCGACTCTTGTCAAG GTTGATAGTGCTAGAAGACACGGAATTTTGTTAGACGCTGTTCAGGTTTTAACAGATCTGAATCTTTCAATTAAGAAGGCTTACATTTCATCTGATGGCCAGTGGTTCATGGATG TTTTCCATGTGACTGATTTAAACGGAAACAAATTAACGGATGAGAGTGTTATTAGCTACATTGAGCAG TCCCTTGAGACCACTCAGCCCGATAGAGGCCAAGGGTTTAATGGCTTAACGGCGTTGGAATTGACGGGAACGGATAGAGTTGGTCTTTTATCAGAAGTATTTGCAGTTTTAGCTGACTTGCAATGCAATGTGGTAGAAGCTAAAGTGTGGACTCATAATGGTCGAATCGCCTCTTTAATTTATGTAAAAGACTGCAATTCAGGGTCCCCTATTGAGGACTCGCAGCAAATTGACAGAATCGAAGCACGATTAAGGAATGTTTTGAAAGGAGATAATGATATTCGTAGCGCGAAAACTTCAGTTTCTATGGCGGTAACACACACTGAGAGAAGGTTACATCAAATGATGTTTGCAGATCGTGACTATGAAAGAAAGCCTATTTTGCAACATAGGGCAGATTCTCCTGTGGTCACTGTACAAAATTGGGTGGAAAGGGGTTATTCAGTTGTGAATGTTCAGTCCAAGGATCGAACCAACCTTTTGTTTGATGTAGTTTGCACATTGACAGATATGCAATATGTTGTGTTTCATGCCACTATCAACACAGCTGGGGATAATGCATATCTG GAATTCTATATTAGGCACACAGATGGAACCCCAATTAGTTCAGAACCTGAAAGACATCGTGTGATCCAATGCTTGCAAGCTGCAGTTGAAAGGAGAGCATCTGAG GGAGTAAGGCTGGAGTTATGCACTGATGATAGGCAGGGTCTATTAGCAGATGTGACCCGAACGTTTAGAGAAAACGGTCTTAACGTGACAAGAGCCGAGATATCAACCACGAGGGACATGGCTAAGAACGTTTTTTTTGTAACAGACGCAATTGGAAACCTAGCAGATCCCAAAATCATTGAAGCAGTGAGACAAAAGATTGGTTTAGGGAAGTTAAAAATAAAGGAATTGCCATTGATTTATCATCAAAAGGCAGAAAGGGAGGAGCAGGCAGTAGGGGTTGGTGGGACAGTGTTGTTATCACTTGGGAGCCTAGTGAGAAGGAATCTGTACAATTTGGGTTTGATTAAATCCTATTCTTGA